The following DNA comes from Watersipora subatra chromosome 8, tzWatSuba1.1, whole genome shotgun sequence.
ATACAGTTTAAATCGCTTCAACCATTCTGGAAACGATGCTGGTGATGAAAAGTCAAATCCTTGTGGTGCCTCCAGCTTAGACATGATTGTCAGCTAAGAATAGGCAATGGATGGCTACTAGCAATCAGCTAAGAGTAGGATTAAATAGATAGTTCTGAAGGCAAAGAAGGACACACTGCCACCATGTTGGATGTTCAGACAGGAAGtcccatttttatttaatcagGTCAAGGTTACAACAATATGTAAGaacaaggtcaaggacattCAGTATAATTATAGAGTTAGTAGAATAGTAGATGAGTTAGTTATGTACAGCCAGCACTTGGAATTTGTCATTCCTGATTCATAAATGACGTCGGATGTAGCAATTAAACGCAGCTGCAGGCACTTATAACGGAAGTTCCAAAGTAGCAATTTTGATTTTGCGGTGATATGAGTGATATGACGCGACGCATGCCAGCCTAGGCTAACTAACCTATTGAACTAAGGTTACGTCACCGTGAGCGCATTATGTTTTGTTATTGCGTTTCACGCTCTGGCTACCGCAAGCCAGAGAATAATGTTGCCACCTGTTGTCTGTGAGACTGTAGATGTATGTGTTTAATCAATTATGTAACCAATTTTCAATGATTATGAATGTGCAACAATGTATTTTATCTGTTGTGTTATACTATTTTGGCGGTATGTTTTGCTATTGGGTCAACGTAAGTTGGTCAGATCTCTTATTATCGTCATCGTTATAATTGGATTTTGAACAACTTGGCCAGCGCGTAATTGTGGGAGAACATAAAATCTTGGTAATTAAAAATAGCTGTTTCTACTAAGAACTTGTTTTGATTTCTTCAATGTAGTTTTATTGCGTTTGGCGATTCGGTGGCCAAATTTATACTTGAAGAATTGCAGTTTCACTCTAAGTTTATTAGTGTTAACTTGCGCCATGAATGACCGCCGTTGTCATGGACTAAAACACATAGCACAATATAAGCAAGGAAGACAACACTTAGAGTAAAGCCAGCCTAGCTTCACTGCATaaggttttgcataaatgtCTACGTCGGAAATTGTTGAAGTAGTGCAAACGTTTTACTTGTTTGCACGAGTAGGCTACTTGGTGCTTCCAAGTTATTTATATACTGAAAATGTATATGGTAGTTTCACTAGTATCGGTCATTATTTCATGAGCATAGGTGGTACATGAGAGAACAGAAATTAAAAACGGGCTCATATCGCCAGCAATACATGCATTGTGAATGGTGGTGGTGAGAAGCAACAGAGAAGTCTGCAGTTCAAACATCGCAACATCGCATTTACTCTTCAATTACATTCAACAGAATTAGACATCAAATAACCGAGAAGCAGGAAGGTGTAGCACTGAAAACATTCAATAATACACAACTTTCAAAAGTCGGTGTCTGGCAGAAAAAGTCCATTGCAGATCTTCATATACCAAAAATTGATATATAGATGTAGCGGCTGCAGTGAAAGAATATTTTCACGATGAACATATTAATTTAACCTTTTAACCTTCCTGTTGTATGGGTGCAATTGTGTTTGGGCAAATGGAATCATTAAGGCATTGATGCTTCATGCGTTTGTAACCAGCCCAGTGGAGAggttaaaattttttaacataatattttacagtaGCTGCTATAAGTCGAATTATGATATATTACAGGCTACGGTAGGCTTCAGTTTAGGCCCGCTATAACTTGTCTAAAAGATGTTTACAGTTGGAAACCTCAATATGATTTTgcgatgtttttgtaatattcccttctttctttcttctcaccgcctcctgttataaaaataattggtaTTTCTTGGCAGCTTCCTTGTGTTTTTTCTTCTGCAATAAGATGTGAGCAAAGTGCATTAATTTAATAGCTAAATTCTAGTTTTACTAGTTTAGAGGCAATAATgagttataaaaaattattatgttGTTTTTGTGAACTAAACAGAAAACATGATGATTAATCAAACTGAATTAATGCAAAAACTTGAATAGCTGATTGAAGCGTTAATGTTAAAAgcttacttgcaacaaaaattacattacagttatttggtatcaaaagattcaccacctcttactctgctgtgttgtaggtacaaaatatgtggaaatgtgattacaagctcttaaaagcccaaaagcgaacagttaatcgccgccatcatgaaaccgcCGTAGCTAAAAATAATGGGTATTTTCATAAGTTTTTGTGCTTTCTCTTCAGCAATAGTGTAGGAGCAAAGTTCCTTAATTCGATGGCCGAGTTCCAATTTTAATAGTCACACATGTTGTACTTGTGAGCAGAAACGGACTAATTGTAACCAACAAAcatttaaattgtaaaaaaataaatgaaagattaaaaatattctACACTGTCATcatcttttattttttcattccATTCTCATCATCGGTCATTGTAGCCTACTCCtgatattttttgtgaaaatgtgATCTGTTCATATAGGCCATACTTTGGTCAGTTCTTAGTCTTTCTTAAAATGGCCAAAAGGAAAATCATGATGCTGAGACATTGCCTAACGTGGGAGAACTGTTTTGGGGGTCTTAACTGTAGCCTTTGTGTAACATATtaaactcatatatataatactaagtaAATGCCCTTTAAATTACCATTACCTTACATTACAATTGACATTACAATGCCTACACTATATTACCTaatacattacctttacactatactagggttgcacgatagctcgatagtcgatttcgatagtcgatagttgtctttctcgatatgaatatgttgcctattttattgttttatacgcGATTATAAGGGATTTATAAGTgagtccttttattatacagccaccattgtcaggatacaatcaagcaaagggaagaagaaaaagaattgTGGGTTAAATataagttgaataataataaagacgagcagacaactctaaaacataatccaacattatctaaactactatgatataataatatttgaacacTCCCAGGTAGTTTCGATAATTTCACAACAAAATAATGTATGCAAATACGAAGCGTACACCCTGTAATAATAATGTTCCTAGTTATCGGCCAGCCAGGCGTTTATCCCACATTTAACATAGCACGAAGTTTCTCGAAACGAATTTTAGGGAGGGGTTTGGTGAAGATATTGGCTATCATATCATCAGTTGGACAATATTCTGTGACTATATTGTGGTTTTGGACCTCTTGTCGaatataatgatattttatATCCATATGTTTGCTGCGCTTACTAACGTTAGTGTTGTTTGCTATGCTGATGGCCGATTGGTTGTCTATGCGGAGTACTATTGGTGGTAATGTCTATCGAGGAATGTCAACGAATAATTGCCGTAGCCAGGCTGCCTCTTTTGCAGCTTCGAAAGCTGCGATATACTCGGCTTCTGTTGAAGACAGAGCGATTGTCGATTGGTGCTTACTGAACCAGCTGATTGGCCCACTGCTAGACATAAAAACATTTCCGGATATCGAGTGTCTGGATTCGTCGTTCTCAGCCCAGTTAGCATCTGAATAACCAACGGGTTGTGTGTCAGTTTTGTTGAATGTAATCCCATAGTCCATGGTGCCTTTTAAGTATCTGAGAACGCGCTTTGCGGCAGTGAGGTGCGTTTGGGTCGGCATGCAATTGAATTTCGACAACATTCCCACAGAATGTGCGATGTCTGGTCGTGTAGCTGTAGATGCGTAGAGAAGGTTGCCTACGATCAATTGATATAGAGTGTGATCCACAGATTTACTGCCGTCATCCTTCACTAGTTGTATATCTGTAGCGAGCGGGGTTGCTACACTTTTGCAGTCGGACATATCATACTTTTCAAGAATCTGCTGAATATAATGTTTCTGGTGCAGCTTCACTGAGGTGTCTGTGAATTCCGCGTTTATACCTAGACAAAATTGCAGTTGCCCTAGGTCTTTCATCTGAAACTTTGAACTTAACGATTCTTTGATTATTTTCATCGATTGATCAGTGTCACTTAGGATTACGATATCATCTACATAGACCGCTAATATCGTTTGCTCGCCATGGTCGTTATGTACATAGACACATTGTTCAACGCTCGAAGGAGAGAAGCCAAGCTGCCGCAGATACTCATCGAGGACTAGATTCCAACATCGTGATGATTGCTTTAGGCCATACAGAGAGCGATTCAATTTGCATACCAACTCTTCATTTCCAGGCGATACAAATCCATCAGGTTGTGTCATAAATAATTCCTCAGAAACTTTACCATTGAGAAAAGCTGTTACTACGTCCATTTGATGTATCAAAATGCCTCTATCCGTGCCATATGATAGAAGCGCTCGAAGTGATGACCGATGcactactggtgcaaatgtttcATCGTAATCTATTCCTTGTTTTTGACTATACCCTTTGGCTACTAATCTAGCTTTGAATCTGTCCACGCTTCCATCGGGTTTGCACTTGGTTTTGAACACCCACTTACTACCAATGGCTTTACGACCAGCCGGTAGTTTTACTAATGTCCAGGTTTGATTATCGATTAATGCGGTGTATTCTTCGGAGGCAGCGTTCATCTATTGCTTCTATTGGGGACTAGACATAGCCTCTGACATTGTTAGTGGTTCGGTTATATTGCTGGTTAGGCAAGCCAAATGATTGACATACTCATCAACCCCGAATCTTAAAATAGGATTGGGGTTTCGCTGTGATTTTCGTGTAACTGCTGAGTGATTTTCAGGTTCTGGTAATTCAACTGTCAGCTTTTCGGAGTTGTCTTCATCTTCACATTGGTTAGTCTTGGACTCTGGTAACCCTAACCTATTTTCATCTATCACGACATCTCGGCGCACTACGACTTTCTTAGTAGATTGATTATATAAACGATAGCCTTTCGATCTAAGGCTATAGCCATCAAACATCATTGTCTCTGCTTTATTATCCAGTTTCTGACGGAGCTCACTTGGTACATGAGCATGGGCTAAAGAACCAAACACCCTTAGATTACTAATATCTGGTTTACAGTTGTACCATTGCTGGTATGGAGTTGTGGGCTCATGGTGAGCAGTAGTGGGGGCACGATTCCTAACATAAACAGCTGTTGAAATGGCCTCAGCCCAGAAATGTTTCGGTAATGCGGCGTCGATTACTAACGCGCGGGCTAATTCACATACAGTGCAATTATACCGTTCTGCTACACCGTTTTGCTGTTGTGAATATCTAACGGCTAGTTGATGCTGAATACCTTGAGAGCGCAGGTATTCTTCAAATTCGCTTGATACGTATTCCCCTCCACCGTTAGTTCGAAGGGTTCCGATTGGCTGGCCGGTTTGGTTGGTCACTAAGGCTTCAAACTCTTTAAATACTGAAAATACATCCGATTTCTCATTGATGAAATGCACATacgaaaatctactaaaatcatcaataaaactCACAAAATATCTACTGCCACCAATTGATTTATTCTGCATTGGACCACATACATCGCTGTGAACTAGTTCTAGCACTCTAGTAGATTTAATACCATCTCTAGCTATAAACGGTTTTCGAGCCATTTTGCCTTTCACACAAGGGTCACATATGGTACCTACACTTACGTTAGACAGATCGGCACCTGTAACAAGCTGTTCACGGTTCATAAGTCCGATGCTGGTAGGATTGATATGAGCGAGTCTCTTATGCCATATATCTTTACACGACGACGCTAGATTAGCTTTATGATCAGACTACTCCAGATCTAAATAGTAAAGTTTCCCCACGAGCGTTCCCATAGCATTTTTTTGGTGGAGTTTGTTCTTAACCCAACATCTACTGTGGCCAACTTGTACTATCATACCCTTACTAGCGGCCGACTGTAcagataatatattttgtttcaaatctGGTACATGAAGTACATCGTGGAGAGTGGCTTTTCTTTTCACTTTCCGGCTAACGGACACTGATATCATAATGTTACCTGAGCCTATGGCATCCGATACTCTGCCGTCCGCTATAGCAGCTTTCTCAGGCTGGTCAAACTTTGTGTATGTACTGATACCCCCGTTTTCAGGAGTCATGTGACGAGTTGCCCCGCTGTCAATGAGCCATTCTTTCGCTGCCGCTATAATTTATCCTACTGGAAAAGCACTTTCCTCACTTTGAATTCCAGTTGCTTGGGATTCAGTCACAAATTTAGCTCCATGCTGATTCGCCTGACCACGGCCCTGACCACGACTACGGCTCTGACTATGACTGTAATTTCCGCGACTATAGTTTCCACGCTTGTAATTAGCACGATTGTAGTTACCTCGACTATTCTGTTGCGCTGTGCAATCTCTGACCATGTGATATGGTGAGTTGCAGTTATATCATTTTCTCTCATACGTGTTATCTCCGACGGTATATAAGGCAGTGTCAGAATTTGAATTCGTTTTTCCATACTTGCCGCTTTCCCCAGAAATCATTTCGGCAGGTTTTACGCCATGTTTCTGCTCTTCATTGAGTAACGCGTTTTGAACAAATTCTAATGTTAGGGTTTCAGCCTTTTGCGCTTCTAAGGCTGTCACGACAGTTGCATAGCTACTCGGCATACTGCCCAACAGTTTTACTAACTGATCTTCCTCGCTCACCGGGGCTTTGATAGCCGTGAGCTTGTTTACAATatccttcatatattttagatgATTTTCTATAGATGTACCATCACACATGATAGCTCTGAAATACTGTTTCTTTAGATATATCCGATTTGCTAGTGTGTCTCTTTTGAAGTGAGACTGTAGCTTCTCCCACGCTGCTTTCGGTGTCTCACACTCAGTGATCAAATATATGAATTCATCACTGATCGCCAATACAATATGACTAAGAGCTCTCTgtgattgttttatataagcttTCTTAGCATCTGCACCTTCCTGCAATACTACCATCACAATGTTCATAAAGTTCCTTTGCAAAGATCAAATGTTTTAGTTTGAATCTCCAGGTAGAATAGTTGGACGTAGTAAGTTTATCCACAGACAGTTTATCATCCATGGTCCTTGCTTGATACTAGAGTCTTCCTCGGCCCATAACCTATTGTTTTATATGTGATTATAAGGGATTTATAGTTAAgtcctttttattatacagccaccattatcaggatacaatcaagcaagggaagaagaaatagaattgtgggtaaaatataagttgaataataataaagacgagcagacaactctaaaacataatccaacattatctaaactactatgatataataatatttgaacaaTAGTAATCAGAGCAAGAAGACCATGTCAGTACTTTACTACCTCACAAAGCAGAGCCTGGCCTTGACCCCCATTCATGTGCCCAATAAGATCAAAGTCAAAGAGTTGAGTGTGGAAACTCGGACCTGGGCACTATTGTTACTAATGTTGAATGAATAGATAATAAAGCATAGCATTATGGGTAATGATTTGAagagaaatattaaaatatatattcatggaAGGGCGATCGAAAAAGAGGTTATTACCATAATTTTATCATCAAGATttcatatataatttaatttatattatacatgtattacatattaattattatattatataatttaactTAGACTAAAACTTCAGTCAACTTAGACTGAAGCTTACAAGTCGACTTGAcatatattttcattatttcatcattgttttattttattttcaattttcaccTTTAGCCTCTTTACTTTCATTTACTCAATTGCAACGTTTTGGGTTGCAATTGAATAAATTGCAAATCCAAAAGTCGTAAGTTATCAGAAATTAGAGTATTAAGCCATATGATACACGTACAACaattacatatgtacatactatTCATATGAACATAATGCTCATGAAGAAGCAATCTGTAACAACTAAAGAGCAAGTCTTAAACAAGTAAATGACATCATTTGTAGCCTGAGATTCAGACTTGTGTATGATTTCATGTTGAGGTGACTGTTGAATAGTGATTGCAAGTTCTTGAGCTTCACAAAGAAAAATGATAGGTGTCTGACTCACTTCTCATTTTATGTCTGATAATCAAATATTTGCGagtatttttataatgtttaaaTTGTAGGTAGTATTTTTCAATACCTTATACACCTACAAGATATTTACCACGTACCTGTTCCAACATGTTATTAACCTTATCAGATACCAACCATACATATACCAGGTTGTACACTTATGGACGTTGTAGGTTGCAGTGGAGCGTGAACATGCTATCATAATAAGCCAGGAGTGTATGGTGTTCACATATGGTAGAGGCACTGAGGGGCAGCTCGGCCATGGATATGACAAGAGCAGGCAGACACCTGTACTAGTTCAGGCTCTGAAGAGCAAGTCAGTCAACAGGCAAGTACATAGATTCATTGCTACATAGATTTATCACTGCATAGATTTATCACTACATAGATTTATCACTACATAGATTTATCACTACATAGATTTATCACTACATAGATTTATCACTACATAGATTTATCACCACATAGATTTATCAGTACACTATAATTGTGCCATTATATTTTTAAGTTATTATTAATTGTTCTGGAGAATTCTATTTCTTATGTCTATTAATAGTTGATAGTTTGTTACCTCTTGTAAAGTGTCtaaaagtattttttgtgtGTTGAGCATCTAGAAAATTTGTTGTCTTTTGTTGAGCATCTGGAAGAGTTGTTGTTTCTTGTAGAGCATGCTGTGGCGATGGTTTCAGTGTCTTTGCTAGCAACAATGGGATTGTGATGACTTGTGGTGACGCGGCATCCGGCTGTCTTGGTCATAATGAAGAGCAATCGCTGAACAAGCCTAAGCTTATTGAGGCTCTTCTCCATGTCGATGTTGTGTCCATAGCCTGCGGCACTGAACAAGTTGCCATCGTAGGCAACAGCGGAGACGTATACACATGGGGCAATGGAGCTTATGGCAAACTCAGGCTAGGGAGTGAGGATAACGCTAGTCTTCCGCAGAAGGTAGCTTTTTATGAGCCAGTGAAGGTGAAGGAAGTGTTCTGCAGTGAGACCGGCACTATGTTTCTCACAGATGTTGGCAGCGTTTGGGCATGCGGCAGCAACAAGAACAATCGACTCGGTCTCAACAATCGCCAAGGTTTTTTTGCTGCCCTTAAAAAGGCTTTTAGTAAAGTGAGTGAGCTCTCTGCAGAATTTGAATTTGTTTGTTAAGCGACGTATAGTTTGATGTTGACCTAATTATCATCAAAATCCATTGAAGTGGTTAAATAGAAGCATTTTATGTAGCAGTAGTTGACAGGGTTGGTATCGGAGTTGCTTACATTGTAAACTCTGACAATTGTGAAATTTTAACTAGTATTTGAACTTGAGGAAAGTTAGCCTACCAGCGCTTTggtattttttttgtttcactGCATTTCAATTTCTCAATTCATTTGCAGGCTGAGGTTGAAGGTTCAAAGGAACCGGCAGTAGTGTGTGACCTTTGCCGGTTTATTGTCACGTCCATTAGCATGGGTGCTCAGCATACAGCTGTCCTTAATGAGGGCGGCCAGGTCATCACTTTTGGTCGTAATTCAGAAGCTCAGCCTGGCAGCGGAGACTGTAAGCCTCAGCAAGGACTTGTTAATGTCAAGTCTCTTTTGCAAGTGAACAGCATGGTAAATCATCAGCTCTTTGTGCTAGACATCAATTTAGCTTCTTTAGATATTGTTGTCTTTCACATAAAGGTGGTATGCATAGTGTATTTGAATTTCCAGGTCATATTTCTTTCTATAAAACAGCTTCATTCTTTTCACGACCTTTATTCTTTTATCTGCACTTATGCCATGTAGACTTAGCACCATGCTGGTAATTCAGCTCATCTGTTACAGCAAGTCGGCTGCACACCTCTTAGCACTGTCGTTAGCATAAGCAACGGTCAGCTGCTTTTCCTTGGCTCCAGATACAAGCAAGCACCTTCCACTGACTCACGCAATTGGCTTGACCCTAGCAGCGTGAAGCGGGAACTCTCCAATGAAGCAGTAAGGTCGAGGCAAGGGTCAGCGAGCAGTCAGCGATCACTTAGTCGAAGCAGCATTTTGAGTGCTCTAAAAGAATCACAGGGCTTGGATCACCTCGGTTCGTTTACTCTCTATCTTATGAGCGAACATCACAATTAGTTTTTTACAGCGAGGAGACACATTTGGCTATCGTAATTCAATGCTACTCTTGATAGATCATTTCCAGGGTCACACTCTGGAGGTCGCATAGTGTCTGTTGAAAGACAGAACCTTGAGCTAGATTGCAAAAGTGAAGCATCATCTTTGGGTCACCGACAGCTGGGATCAGCTGGTGCTAACAGCGTGCGAGCCGCAAGTTCACGAGAGCTTTTGTTAATTGACCAACTCGACGTTCGTAACAAATAAACTGCTACTATTATGTTTTGTTGGTGACAGCATATCTCTATGTCTATGACTCTCTATTAATAGCAAATCAACTTTGTAGTAACAATCGCATCAATAGTACATCTATTTTTATTctagttttattatatactCTCCAGTCTGAAATTACAGATTCTGACTGCAccaattgaaatatttttttatcagatattttgttttaagCTCATGTCTCCCTGGTCTTCAGACCTTTTTTCAACATACATCCCACTGTTGGTGAAAGGTCTGTCATTACAGACACCATATCTGTTGCAGACGCAGTTTCAACCTACTCCGCTCATGAACATACAGTCCGAGCAGTCAGAGACCGCCACTCTTTCCTGCTTCACTTGTCACGGCAAAAACCTCATTGTACTTGTTGAAACTACCGCGCCTCCTGcccaaaaaatattaaagaagCGACGGTCAAATCAAAAGAGCTTAGGAAGGTACGATGACACACCCCACATTTATCCCAATAGGGATCCAGTTTATCAAATCAAAGAAAATCTAGCTATAATACATGCACGTTCAGTTAGGATTGATGGTTTTACGCATGAGCTGCCAAACAACGTATTCATAATGTCACACTGTTGTTAGTTTCTCTGGTTCATATTATTAACTTTGTAAGACTGCAGCTACAGCATCTGGTGTCTATCTGTGTGTCCCACCAGGTAGTGAAAAACCTGAATAGTAGATGGTTGTAACTGATGTTGCCACTTACAGATAACCATAAGTTAGCAGCAGCATGGAGCAGTTAATCAATCAACTTTTCAATATTGGCTTGTACTTAACAAGCTATCATCAAATGTGGCTCA
Coding sequences within:
- the LOC137401806 gene encoding uncharacterized protein; its protein translation is MSVLYYLTKQSLALTPIHVPNKIKVKELSVAVEREHAIIISQECMVFTYGRGTEGQLGHGYDKSRQTPVLVQALKSKSVNRACCGDGFSVFASNNGIVMTCGDAASGCLGHNEEQSLNKPKLIEALLHVDVVSIACGTEQVAIVGNSGDVYTWGNGAYGKLRLGSEDNASLPQKVAFYEPVKVKEVFCSETGTMFLTDVGSVWACGSNKNNRLGLNNRQGFFAALKKAFSKAEVEGSKEPAVVCDLCRFIVTSISMGAQHTAVLNEGGQVITFGRNSEAQPGSGDCKPQQGLVNVKSLLQVNIGCTPLSTVVSISNGQLLFLGSRYKQAPSTDSRNWLDPSSVKRELSNEAVRSRQGSASSQRSLSRSSILSALKESQGLDHLGSHSGGRIVSVERQNLELDCKSEASSLGHRQLGSAGANSVRAASSRELLLIDQLDTQFQPTPLMNIQSEQSETATLSCFTCHGKNLIVLVETTAPPAQKILKKRRSNQKSLGSQTNLRSSASSREALEDSELSEMDTTSTVPTWLKGELAEAPVVGKDAQPLDDAKMVISKPPMSPTKAIRETPSGKATVFHKKRPKDYSGSSSKEDDTSQPISTAWTADSPTAPLPSPDISHGVPTASKGVRRLEGTKVSERPDSRVVLENDLLKKEAELRISKLEEAYSQRADEANEKSVQAAMKEEKLEKEIRQLRDELAEQSSKCKRR